DNA from Corvus hawaiiensis isolate bCorHaw1 chromosome 21, bCorHaw1.pri.cur, whole genome shotgun sequence:
AGCGCCCTGCAGAGACTCGTCCCCGGGCTTCTACCGGGCAGCCGGCAGCGCCGGTCCCGgtggcggcggcagcgcggccccggggctgctctaCGCCGCCGGCTGTGACttcgggagcggcggggccccGCACTGTAGCAGCCGCACCACGGTGCTGGATTTGGACACTCACGTCGTGACCACGGTGGAGAACGGGTACTTGCACCAGGACTGCTGCTCGCagtgcccctgctgctgccagccggcACCGGGGCTCGcctccccgccgcccgcgcccggCACCAAGCGCAAGTATTAcccggggcaggaggaggaagaggagggggtgGAGGAAGGGGAGCCGGGGGGAGGCGGGGTGGCGGGCGGCCCCCCCTTCGCCCCGTGCACCAAACGCGCCCGCTTCGAGGAGTACAGCGCCGAGCACCCCCAGGACTCTTCCAACATCTCCAACTTGATCTCCATCTTCGGCTCCGGTTTCACGGGGCTGGTGAGCCGGCAGCAGGCGGACTCGGAGCAGCCCCTCAACGGGCAGCTGTGCAGCAAGCAGGCGCTGGCGAGCCTGGGAGCCTGGACTCGGGCCATCGTCGCGTTTTAGAGAGAagtgggggagcagagggggtgTGTGGGGGGTGTTGACAAAACGGGGGTGCGATCCGAGGGACGGCGGCTCCGGAGGGGGGACCCTGAAacaaaggcagggaggggggttggggcgaggggaggggggggtgcCGAGGGGTGCGCAGGGGAGGCGGGAGGGCAGAGCCGCGCTAGTGTTTTATAAATtgtacaataaagaaaaaaaaatctaagatcTTGGGACTTTATTTTTGCAGAGATGAGAgaaaaaatcaacaacaaaaacaagcaaacaaacgaaaacaaaacaaaacaaaaaaaacaacaacgaAGCACCTATTTAAATAATCCTCTTTGTGTCCGCTCGGGTTCTCTTCACGGCGCGTTTCCCGGGGCCGGTGCTGGCGGCCGGTAGCGCCACGTGAGAGCCGGGACCGGCCCCGGGACCCCGCGGCGGGagcgcccccggccccgctccccgccccgggccgccccgcgggtcccgccgcccccggcTCGGCGCGTTTCAGGGTGCGGACAGGGGAAAGCCGCTGCTGCCCCGTCGCTTTTGTGCGtttctttatatatttaaaagaaaaggaaaaaaaaaaaaaaaaaaaggcagaaatgaaaacatttcaactTTCCTCCCAGAAGAAATGTGTGCGATGTGACTTCTTCCCACCGCTTGTGCCAGGGGAGCGCTGGAGGGTTCTGAGAGCTGAATttggggagggtgggaaggggaaaaacaggGGCCGGGGGTCCCTCCGGGCTGCGCCCCGCCACGCCGGGGAGGGGGCGAGCCACCCCCGGCAGCCCGGAGCCTCCGTCTCGGTGTGTGCTTGTGATGCCGCAGGTAACCGTGTAGCACGACTCACGTCTCCAGTGTGTGTGTCGGGtctgactcttttttttttttcttccccccccccccccccctttttttttttcttaactgttCTGGTTTCAGCCTTCCCAATCATAAAACCAGCATTGTTTGGTCTTGTGAAGAGATTGTCTCCTGTAGagtctcttgatttttttttttttacattgtttttttaaagaaaaaccttttGTTGTAAAAAGGTGGGTTTTCTGGTCGTCgtcccccctcttttttttttgcccactCCCAACTTCACTATCAGCACTGTGTGTAACTGAAGATGCTTTGCCAAACGGTCTGTTGgggtcttcttttttttttttcctgctcctttttctttgtttgtaaGCCTGTATTTTTGTGCATATGGAATTGTATATCACCGGGTAAAACTGTTCAGATTTGTTTAAATT
Protein-coding regions in this window:
- the IER5L gene encoding immediate early response gene 5-like protein, which produces MLRGRRRMECTLDAQSLISISLRKIHSSRTQRGGIKLHKNLLVSYVLRNARQLYLSERYAELYRRQQHYPDGAPLLAMPACPPPAAAAPPELAALPLPADTQDREARSCGAARGGAELLEVPVCAAPPELQRAPCRDSSPGFYRAAGSAGPGGGGSAAPGLLYAAGCDFGSGGAPHCSSRTTVLDLDTHVVTTVENGYLHQDCCSQCPCCCQPAPGLASPPPAPGTKRKYYPGQEEEEEGVEEGEPGGGGVAGGPPFAPCTKRARFEEYSAEHPQDSSNISNLISIFGSGFTGLVSRQQADSEQPLNGQLCSKQALASLGAWTRAIVAF